The following coding sequences lie in one Allochromatium vinosum DSM 180 genomic window:
- the bioD gene encoding dethiobiotin synthase, which translates to MSGFFITGTDTGCGKTEITLGLMAALQARGQRVLGMKPVASGCDQHPEGLRNADAERIQAQGTHAVPYALVNPYAFARPIAPHVAAAEVGISIELDRIRAAHTELTRQADWVLVEGVGGWRVPLGPDCFVGDIPRVLDLPVILVVGLKLGCLNHALLTAESIQSSGLQLAGWIANQVDPDMLAPEANLETLQTLIQAPCLGLAPWMAEPDAETIAACLHMGR; encoded by the coding sequence ATGAGCGGATTCTTCATCACAGGCACGGATACCGGCTGCGGCAAGACCGAGATCACGCTCGGACTCATGGCCGCCCTGCAGGCACGCGGACAGCGGGTGCTGGGCATGAAGCCGGTCGCGAGCGGCTGCGATCAGCATCCCGAGGGACTGCGCAACGCGGATGCCGAACGCATCCAGGCCCAGGGCACGCACGCAGTGCCCTATGCGCTCGTCAATCCCTATGCCTTCGCGCGACCGATCGCCCCCCATGTGGCTGCCGCAGAGGTCGGGATCTCGATCGAACTCGACCGCATCCGCGCGGCGCACACCGAGCTGACGCGACAGGCCGACTGGGTGCTGGTCGAGGGCGTCGGCGGCTGGCGCGTCCCGCTCGGTCCCGACTGCTTCGTCGGCGACATCCCGCGCGTACTGGATCTGCCGGTGATTCTGGTGGTCGGACTCAAGCTCGGCTGCCTCAACCATGCCCTGCTGACGGCCGAGTCGATCCAGTCGAGCGGTCTGCAACTGGCCGGCTGGATCGCCAATCAGGTCGATCCGGACATGCTGGCCCCAGAGGCCAACCTGGAGACGCTCCAGACGCTGATCCAGGCCCCCTGTCTCGGCCTGGCGCCCTGGATGGCTGAGCCGGACGCCGAAACCATCGCTGCCTGTCTCCACATGGGTCGCTGA
- a CDS encoding D-alanyl-D-alanine carboxypeptidase/D-alanyl-D-alanine-endopeptidase gives MTAHRPHRLVLIAALWLGLAHTALADDPVAQVRALPQASLLVKERGQDRIAYQAETARIPASTMKLLTAYAALETWGRDHRFHTDVFQDASGWLWVKGAADPYLVSEELDRLVAALKRQGVRRVAGIGLDDSLFDPDVEIAGRSSSSNPYDAPVTALAANFNTLNLIREGERIRSAEPQTPLTATGERLGRSGAAGKQRINLREREIALRYFGELLAAKLRAADIEVGDPQRIAPTPSDAKRILRHANSRTLAEMVAPMLEYSSNFVANALFLRLAAPDGQGRISMTQAKRTMTDFAQRRFGWTAFKIDDGAGLSRANRLSARQLVELLDAFAPYRDLMPQQDDDPNVRAKTGTLRGISSYAGYVRRGGAWEPFALLIEQPVAYDLRRRVASQLAR, from the coding sequence ATGACTGCCCACCGCCCCCACCGGCTCGTACTCATCGCCGCGCTCTGGCTCGGTCTCGCGCACACGGCCCTGGCCGACGACCCGGTCGCCCAGGTGCGCGCACTCCCGCAGGCCAGCCTGCTGGTCAAGGAGCGCGGGCAGGACCGGATCGCCTATCAAGCCGAAACCGCGCGCATCCCGGCCTCGACCATGAAGCTCCTGACCGCCTACGCGGCGCTCGAGACCTGGGGACGCGACCATCGTTTCCACACCGACGTCTTCCAGGACGCCTCCGGCTGGCTCTGGGTCAAGGGGGCCGCCGATCCCTATCTGGTCTCCGAGGAACTCGACCGTCTGGTCGCGGCGCTCAAACGGCAGGGCGTGCGCCGGGTCGCCGGGATCGGCCTCGACGACAGCCTCTTCGATCCGGACGTCGAGATCGCCGGACGCTCGTCGTCGAGCAATCCCTACGACGCTCCGGTCACGGCGCTGGCGGCGAACTTCAACACTCTCAACCTGATCCGCGAGGGTGAACGCATCCGCAGCGCCGAGCCGCAGACGCCCCTGACCGCCACCGGCGAACGTCTCGGTCGCTCGGGAGCAGCCGGCAAGCAGCGCATCAACCTGCGCGAACGCGAGATCGCCCTGCGCTATTTCGGCGAACTGCTGGCCGCCAAACTCCGGGCCGCCGACATTGAGGTCGGCGACCCGCAACGGATCGCGCCCACACCGAGCGACGCCAAGCGAATCCTGCGCCACGCCAACAGCCGCACGCTGGCCGAGATGGTCGCGCCCATGCTCGAGTACTCCAGCAACTTCGTCGCCAACGCCCTCTTCCTGCGTCTGGCCGCGCCGGACGGACAGGGCCGGATCAGCATGACCCAGGCCAAGCGCACCATGACCGATTTCGCCCAGCGCCGTTTCGGCTGGACGGCGTTCAAAATCGACGACGGTGCCGGCCTGTCGCGCGCCAACCGGCTGAGCGCGCGCCAGCTCGTCGAACTGCTCGACGCCTTCGCGCCCTATCGCGATCTGATGCCCCAGCAGGACGACGACCCCAACGTCCGCGCCAAGACCGGCACCCTGCGCGGCATCAGCAGCTACGC